The following is a genomic window from candidate division TA06 bacterium.
GTTGTCCGGGTTGTTGTTGTTGCGGTTGGCAACGCGGCAGTTGTTATCGTTGTTGTTGAAGCTGCCGCCGCGGAGCACGCAGGCATCGCCTTTTACAGTCCGCCCCCTATCGTTATC
Proteins encoded in this region:
- a CDS encoding SUMF1/EgtB/PvdO family nonheme iron enzyme produces the protein DNDRGRTVKGDACVLRGGSFNNNDNNCRVANRNNNNPDNRNNNNGFRPAK